A portion of the Glycine max cultivar Williams 82 chromosome 10, Glycine_max_v4.0, whole genome shotgun sequence genome contains these proteins:
- the HSF-19 gene encoding heat stress transcription factor 19, with amino-acid sequence MAPPLEHNGVSTSGDSLRSIPTPFLTKTFQLVDDHTIDHVISWNDSGSSFIVWNTTAFAKDLLPKYFKHNNFSSFVRQLNTYGFRKVVPDRWEFSNEYFRRDEKRLLCEIQRRKILPATPPTRATATAAVLSPLPLSTIPPAKLIVSPSNSAEEQVISSNSSPAELLDENDRLRKENILLTKELEEMRSLCNNIFNLMSNYANVQADGGSAGVAARCFGEDAVEEMNPKLFGVVIGTKRAREENDTVLSLHQPFHADVKSEALDFARRGENKKTPWLNQCHRANQRVCN; translated from the exons ATGGCTCCGCCGCTCGAACACAACGGCGTTTCCACCAGCGGTGACTCTCTGAGATCTATTCCGACGCCGTTTCTCACCAAAACCTTCCAACTCGTCGACGATCACACCATCGACCATGTGATTTCGTGGAACGATTCTGGATCGTCCTTCATCGTCTGGAACACCACCGCTTTCGCCAAGGATTTGCTTCCTAAATATTTCAAGCACAACAACTTCTCCAGCTTCGTTCGCCAACTCAACACTTAT GGATTCAGAAAAGTTGTACCTGACCGCTGGGAGTTCTCGAACGAGTATTTCCGAAGAGACGAGAAGCGGCTCCTCTGCGAAATACAGCGACGGAAGATCCTCCCGGCAACGCCGCCGACCCGAGCGACTGCGACCGCGGCGGTTCTATCTCCGCTGCCGCTATCTACGATTCCGCCGGCGAAGCTGATCGTGTCGCCGTCGAACTCAGCGGAGGAGCAGGTGATTTCGTCTAACTCGTCGCCGGCGGAGCTGTTGGATGAGAACGACCGGCTGAGGAAGGAGAACATTCTGTTAACGAAGGAATTGGAGGAGATGAGATCGCTCTGCAACAATATATTCAATCTCATGTCGAATTACGCTAACGTTCAAGCGGACGGTGGTTCCGCGGGGGTGGCGGCGCGGTGCTTCGGCGAGGATGCGGTGGAGGAGATGAATCCGAAGCTGTTTGGGGTGGTGATTGGTACGAAGCGAGCGAGAGAAGAGAATGATACGGTTTTGAGTCTGCATCAGCCGTTCCATGCGGACGTGAAATCCGAAGCGTTGGATTTCGCAAGACGTGGCGAAAATAAAAAAACGCCGTGGCTAAATCAATGTCATAGAGCAAATCAGAGAGTGTGTAATTGA